In Xanthomonas sp. SI, the following are encoded in one genomic region:
- a CDS encoding endonuclease gives MKPSAVALPLACLLALAGHAQAAVFINELHYDDATAAGDTGEGVEIVATAGESLSGYKVYLYNGSNPGAAAVYATTSVPAGSLVTCGGQVRIATVGYASNGVQNGPNDGVALVDGSGQVVQFLSYEGAITGGGGPAAGLTSQNLPVSESNSTAAGTSLQLRGSNGSAASDFSWAGSSASSFGACNSGQTFSGGGSNTAPSVTATTPAQGASNFPAAGDLAVTFSEAVTLASGAFGLSCSQSGTVALSYPSSGSQFAISTNTALAAGESCSLSILAAKISDAGGAHPAQDSSIAFSVASGSGGGASGYYSRVNTSNASQLRCSLHETIKGHTVYPYSSSSGTSTWTILEIADEDPNNSGRILDAYRNRSYAKGTDRAGSGSGLKYNREHSWPNSLGFGTASGDKGLPYAPYTDTHMLYLTDSTWNADRGNKPYANCDSNCGERITEANAGFGGGSGSYPGNSNWVRTPDGNGGSFEVWNHRKGDMARAVMYMAIRYEGGTDAATGQSEPDLELTDDRSKIVQTSASPAYMGLLSTLIAWSQQDPPDDAERARNEVVYSFQGNRNPFIDHPEWATSSLFTSAKPATCQLLN, from the coding sequence ATGAAGCCATCCGCCGTTGCCTTACCTCTCGCCTGTCTGCTGGCCCTGGCCGGCCACGCCCAGGCCGCCGTATTCATCAACGAATTGCACTACGACGATGCCACCGCCGCCGGCGATACCGGCGAGGGCGTGGAGATCGTCGCCACCGCCGGCGAGAGCCTGAGCGGCTACAAGGTCTACCTGTACAACGGCAGCAACCCCGGCGCCGCCGCCGTCTACGCCACGACCTCGGTGCCGGCCGGCAGCCTGGTCACCTGCGGCGGGCAGGTGCGCATCGCCACCGTCGGCTACGCCAGCAACGGCGTGCAGAACGGCCCCAACGACGGTGTGGCGCTGGTCGACGGCAGCGGCCAGGTGGTGCAGTTCCTCAGCTACGAGGGCGCGATCACCGGCGGTGGCGGCCCGGCGGCCGGCCTCACCAGCCAGAACCTGCCGGTCAGCGAGAGCAACAGCACCGCCGCGGGCACCTCGCTGCAGCTGCGCGGCAGCAACGGCAGCGCCGCGTCCGACTTCAGCTGGGCCGGCAGCTCGGCCAGCAGCTTCGGCGCCTGCAACAGCGGCCAGACCTTCAGCGGCGGCGGCAGCAATACCGCGCCGTCGGTGACCGCGACCACGCCGGCACAGGGCGCCAGCAACTTCCCCGCCGCCGGCGACCTGGCGGTGACCTTCAGCGAAGCGGTGACCCTGGCCAGCGGCGCGTTCGGGCTGAGCTGCAGCCAGTCCGGCACGGTGGCGCTGAGCTACCCGAGCAGCGGCAGCCAGTTCGCGATCTCCACCAACACCGCGCTGGCCGCCGGCGAAAGCTGCAGCCTGAGCATCCTGGCGGCAAAGATCAGCGACGCCGGCGGCGCGCACCCGGCACAGGACAGCAGCATCGCCTTCAGCGTCGCCAGCGGCAGCGGCGGCGGTGCCAGCGGCTACTACTCGCGGGTCAACACCTCCAACGCCAGCCAGTTGCGCTGCTCGCTGCACGAGACGATCAAGGGCCACACCGTCTATCCGTACAGCAGCAGCTCCGGCACCAGCACCTGGACCATCCTGGAGATCGCCGACGAGGACCCGAACAACAGCGGGCGCATCCTCGACGCCTACCGCAACCGCAGCTACGCCAAGGGCACCGACCGCGCCGGCAGCGGCAGCGGGCTGAAGTACAACCGCGAGCACAGCTGGCCGAACTCGCTGGGCTTCGGCACCGCCAGCGGCGACAAGGGCCTGCCCTACGCGCCGTACACCGACACGCACATGCTGTACCTGACCGATTCCACCTGGAACGCCGACCGCGGCAACAAGCCGTACGCGAACTGCGACAGCAACTGCGGCGAGCGCATCACCGAGGCCAACGCCGGCTTCGGCGGCGGCAGCGGCAGCTACCCGGGCAACTCCAACTGGGTGCGCACCCCGGACGGCAACGGCGGCAGCTTCGAAGTGTGGAACCACCGCAAGGGCGACATGGCGCGCGCGGTCATGTACATGGCGATCCGCTACGAAGGCGGCACCGACGCGGCCACCGGGCAGTCCGAGCCGGACCTGGAACTGACCGACGACCGCAGCAAGATCGTGCAGACCTCGGCCTCGCCGGCCTACATGGGCCTGCTGTCGACGCTGATCGCGTGGAGCCAGCAGGATCCGCCGGACGACGCCGAGCGTGCCCGCAACGAAGTGGTGTACAGCTTCCAGGGCAACCGCAATCCGTTCATCGACCACCCGGAGTGGGCGACCTCCTCGCTGTTCACCTCGGCCAAGCCGGCGACCTGCCAGCTGCTCAACTGA
- the cutA gene encoding divalent-cation tolerance protein CutA — translation MSSPPLRLLFSTCPDPASAARIAQVLVEERLAACVSRLPGVHATYRWQDTVEQAEEVLLLIKTAADRIPALQQRLCELHPFDVPELIEVEVAGGLPAYLQWMYAETREEP, via the coding sequence ATGTCTTCGCCCCCACTCCGTTTGCTGTTCAGCACCTGCCCCGATCCCGCCAGCGCCGCGCGGATCGCCCAGGTCTTGGTCGAAGAACGGTTGGCCGCGTGCGTGAGCCGCCTGCCCGGCGTGCACGCCACCTATCGCTGGCAGGACACCGTGGAGCAGGCCGAGGAAGTGCTGCTGCTGATCAAGACCGCCGCCGACCGCATCCCCGCGCTGCAACAGCGGCTGTGCGAACTGCACCCCTTCGACGTCCCCGAACTGATCGAGGTCGAGGTCGCCGGCGGCCTGCCCGCCTACCTGCAGTGGATGTACGCCGAAACCCGTGAGGAACCGTAA
- a CDS encoding protein-disulfide reductase DsbD, protein MTVLHRIAALCLLALAAFPALAISEKDLLPVDQAFVLSAQAPERGRIELHWKIADGYYLYRHRIAVRVLSGFKANPTVQLPAGHKKTDPYFGEVETYRGELNAVQSGVADPATTSLQVEVRYQGCADAGVCYPPQKRVLTVALPAAEAGAATTASSPLPGSAPGAAGPAAKPLFGAGAGAVQGLPLPSDQAFGFEAIVGDGNTLLLRFTPAPGYYLYRDRTALALEGATGIRTGMPHWPQGRSHQDEHFGNVVVYFDQTEVSVPLQRQRADAADATLVATFQGCQTDGICYPPMTRRVKLSLPKGKLSPTDQAEVTPLLVTPLDSRQADASAAAADAATPVTAPDAASVPDASVHNAARSTAPAAEPQNLLWVLLAALGGGLILNLLPCVLPILSLKVLGLAHSGESHARARSHALWYTLGVLASFAVVGGIAVAAHLLWGFQLQRPGFVAVLAYLMFAMGLSLSGVFTLSANLGGLGQSLSSRSGPVGDFSTGVLACVVSSACVGPFMGLALGYAFAAPPAIGMLVFLTMGLGLALPFLLVGFIPSLAKRLPTPGPWMETLKQVLAFPMYLTAIWLLWVLGKQRGVDAVALLLVGATLLALGLWWIERARWRSHTLGLRLASLLVLLALLPVWGVTRLAPPSVTAERNTVAFSPEMLDRLRTDNRVVFVNMTADWCVTCKANERNVLGSDAFRDTLKRVDAVYMKGDWTNEDARISAFLAEHKAVGVPLYVVYGPGAPPTVLPPVLSQAVAEDALLRAAR, encoded by the coding sequence ATGACCGTGCTGCACCGTATCGCCGCCCTGTGCCTGCTGGCCCTGGCCGCCTTCCCCGCCCTGGCGATCAGCGAAAAGGATCTGCTGCCGGTCGATCAGGCCTTCGTGCTGAGCGCGCAGGCGCCCGAGCGCGGCCGCATCGAGCTGCACTGGAAGATCGCCGACGGCTATTACCTGTACCGGCACCGGATCGCGGTGCGGGTGCTGAGCGGCTTCAAGGCCAACCCGACCGTGCAGCTGCCGGCCGGGCATAAGAAGACCGACCCGTACTTCGGTGAGGTGGAAACCTACCGCGGCGAATTGAACGCGGTGCAGAGCGGCGTGGCCGATCCCGCCACGACCAGCCTGCAGGTGGAGGTGCGCTACCAGGGCTGCGCCGACGCCGGCGTGTGCTATCCGCCGCAGAAGCGCGTGCTCACCGTGGCGCTGCCGGCGGCCGAGGCCGGTGCGGCGACGACCGCCTCCTCGCCGCTGCCGGGCAGCGCGCCGGGCGCGGCTGGCCCCGCCGCCAAGCCGTTGTTCGGCGCCGGTGCCGGCGCCGTGCAAGGCCTGCCGCTGCCGTCGGACCAGGCGTTCGGCTTCGAAGCCATCGTCGGCGACGGCAACACCCTGCTGCTGCGCTTCACCCCGGCGCCGGGCTACTACCTATATCGCGACCGTACCGCGCTGGCGCTGGAAGGCGCGACCGGCATCCGCACCGGCATGCCGCACTGGCCGCAGGGCCGCTCGCACCAGGACGAGCACTTCGGCAACGTAGTGGTGTATTTCGACCAGACCGAGGTCAGCGTGCCGCTGCAGCGGCAGCGCGCCGATGCCGCCGACGCGACCCTGGTCGCCACCTTCCAGGGCTGCCAGACCGACGGCATCTGCTATCCGCCGATGACCCGGCGGGTGAAGCTGTCGCTGCCCAAGGGCAAGCTCAGCCCAACCGACCAGGCCGAAGTGACGCCGCTGCTGGTGACGCCGCTGGACAGCCGCCAGGCCGACGCCAGCGCTGCGGCGGCCGACGCGGCCACGCCGGTGACCGCGCCCGACGCGGCGAGCGTGCCCGATGCCTCGGTGCACAACGCCGCGCGCAGCACCGCGCCGGCCGCCGAGCCGCAGAACCTGCTGTGGGTGTTGCTGGCGGCGCTGGGCGGCGGCCTGATCCTGAACCTGCTGCCGTGCGTGCTGCCGATCCTGTCGCTGAAGGTGCTGGGCCTGGCGCACAGCGGCGAAAGCCATGCGCGCGCCCGCAGCCATGCGCTGTGGTACACGCTCGGAGTCCTGGCGTCCTTCGCCGTGGTCGGCGGCATCGCCGTGGCCGCGCATCTGCTGTGGGGCTTCCAGCTGCAGCGCCCGGGCTTCGTCGCCGTGCTGGCCTACCTGATGTTCGCGATGGGCCTGAGCCTGTCCGGCGTGTTCACGCTCAGCGCCAACCTCGGCGGGCTCGGCCAGTCGCTGTCCTCGCGCAGCGGCCCGGTCGGCGACTTCTCCACCGGCGTGCTGGCCTGCGTGGTCTCCAGCGCCTGCGTCGGCCCGTTCATGGGCCTGGCGCTGGGCTATGCGTTCGCCGCGCCGCCGGCGATCGGCATGCTGGTGTTCCTGACCATGGGCCTGGGCCTGGCGCTGCCGTTCCTGCTGGTTGGCTTCATCCCCTCGCTGGCCAAGCGCCTGCCCACCCCCGGCCCGTGGATGGAGACGCTCAAGCAGGTGCTGGCGTTCCCGATGTACCTGACCGCGATCTGGCTGCTGTGGGTGCTGGGCAAGCAGCGCGGCGTGGATGCGGTGGCGCTGCTGCTGGTCGGCGCCACGCTGCTGGCGCTGGGCCTGTGGTGGATCGAGCGCGCGCGCTGGCGCAGCCACACCCTCGGCTTGCGCCTGGCCTCGCTGCTGGTGCTGCTGGCGCTGCTGCCGGTGTGGGGCGTGACCCGGCTGGCGCCGCCCAGCGTGACCGCAGAGCGCAACACCGTGGCCTTCTCGCCGGAGATGCTGGACCGGCTGCGCACCGACAACCGCGTGGTGTTCGTCAACATGACCGCCGACTGGTGCGTGACCTGCAAGGCCAACGAACGCAACGTGCTCGGCAGCGACGCCTTCCGCGACACGCTCAAGCGGGTCGACGCGGTGTACATGAAGGGCGACTGGACCAACGAGGACGCGCGCATCAGCGCCTTCCTGGCCGAACACAAGGCGGTGGGTGTGCCGCTGTACGTGGTCTACGGTCCGGGCGCACCGCCGACCGTGCTGCCGCCGGTGCTGAGCCAGGCGGTGGCCGAGGACGCCCTGCTGCGCGCGGCGCGATGA
- a CDS encoding TlpA disulfide reductase family protein: protein MNATPPRLLAVAAIAAVLGIAAAQVWWRTPATTPSAPATGSALPAGVAAARPGDPAPALRLPTLDGGSLTLAQFRGRPLLVNVWASWCEPCVREMPELDRLARAQPANGLQVLGIALDRPEDVRAFLQRVPIGYPIALETPGPADASVRLGDTQGLLPYSVLIDANGRIVRQKLGPFAPGEAERWAQLP from the coding sequence ATGAACGCCACGCCGCCGCGCCTGCTCGCGGTGGCGGCGATCGCGGCTGTGCTGGGCATTGCCGCCGCGCAGGTCTGGTGGCGCACGCCGGCGACAACGCCGTCGGCGCCGGCCACCGGCAGCGCGCTGCCGGCCGGCGTCGCCGCGGCCCGCCCCGGCGATCCGGCACCGGCGCTGCGCCTGCCCACCCTCGACGGCGGCAGCCTGACCCTGGCCCAGTTCCGCGGCCGCCCCTTGTTGGTCAATGTCTGGGCCAGCTGGTGCGAACCGTGCGTGCGCGAGATGCCGGAACTCGACCGCCTGGCGCGCGCGCAGCCGGCCAACGGCCTGCAGGTGCTCGGCATCGCCCTGGACCGCCCCGAGGACGTGCGTGCGTTCCTGCAGCGGGTGCCGATCGGCTACCCGATCGCGCTGGAAACCCCCGGCCCGGCCGACGCCAGCGTGCGCCTGGGCGACACCCAGGGCCTGCTGCCCTACAGCGTGCTGATCGACGCCAACGGCCGCATCGTGCGGCAGAAGCTGGGGCCGTTCGCACCGGGCGAGGCGGAGCGCTGGGCGCAGTTGCCGTAG
- a CDS encoding FAD/NAD(P)-binding protein, translating into MRIAIIGAGFCGNLLAAALAGQGTASRLTLIGVADTFGRGIAYGAARPEHLLNVRAKDLGVDPQDPGGFADALQLDAAQRLEFLPRLRYGRYLEQHLDAALAASAVEVARVSEEAVAVERGPDGFRIFLANGEDVVSDVVVLAIGALPPAALPGIGPRLAVHRRYIGWPWQDGVLDEVPPQARLLLVGTGLTMADVALTLRRRGHRGPITALSRRGLAPQAHLAQPGAPVTLPPSVAQALRNHDLTGLVRSLRQLATVVEDWRCVVDALRPHLQPFWKGLAPAARARFLRHLRPYWEAARHRLAPAAATALAQMQQQGQLRIRAGRLLRARLGENAVEAVIRDRASNSARTEDFDVLIRATGLDTDVARTSHPLVATMRDAGLLQADPLGLGLVVDARLQVRDGSGHPVPGLYCLGPLLRGGLWEITAVPELRAGVQLLAAELAALGPARVAGGGAGRKAQRQAV; encoded by the coding sequence ATGCGAATTGCGATCATCGGCGCAGGATTCTGCGGCAACCTGCTGGCCGCGGCCCTGGCCGGGCAGGGAACGGCCAGCCGGCTGACATTGATCGGCGTGGCCGACACCTTCGGCCGCGGCATCGCCTATGGCGCGGCGCGGCCCGAGCATCTGTTGAACGTGCGCGCCAAGGACCTGGGCGTGGACCCGCAGGATCCGGGCGGCTTCGCCGACGCCTTGCAGCTCGACGCCGCGCAGCGGCTGGAATTCCTGCCGCGGCTGCGCTACGGCCGTTACCTGGAGCAACACCTGGACGCGGCGCTGGCCGCCTCGGCGGTGGAAGTGGCGCGGGTCAGCGAAGAGGCGGTAGCGGTGGAGCGCGGTCCAGACGGCTTCCGCATCTTCCTGGCCAACGGCGAGGACGTGGTCAGCGACGTGGTGGTGCTGGCGATCGGCGCGCTGCCGCCGGCGGCGCTGCCCGGCATCGGCCCGCGCCTGGCGGTGCACCGGCGCTACATCGGCTGGCCATGGCAGGACGGGGTACTGGACGAGGTGCCGCCGCAGGCGCGGCTGTTGCTGGTCGGCACCGGCCTGACCATGGCCGATGTCGCGCTGACCCTGCGCCGCCGCGGCCATCGCGGTCCGATCACCGCGCTGTCGCGGCGCGGCCTGGCGCCGCAGGCACATCTGGCCCAGCCGGGCGCGCCGGTGACGCTGCCGCCGAGCGTGGCGCAGGCGCTGCGCAACCACGACCTCACCGGCCTGGTGCGCAGCCTGCGCCAACTGGCCACGGTGGTGGAGGACTGGCGCTGCGTGGTCGATGCGCTGCGCCCGCATCTGCAGCCGTTCTGGAAAGGCCTGGCGCCGGCGGCGCGCGCGCGTTTCCTGCGCCATCTGCGCCCGTACTGGGAAGCGGCGCGGCATCGGCTGGCGCCGGCCGCGGCCACGGCGCTGGCGCAGATGCAGCAGCAGGGCCAGTTGCGCATCCGCGCCGGGCGCCTGCTGCGTGCGCGGCTGGGCGAAAACGCGGTGGAGGCGGTGATCCGCGACCGCGCCAGCAACAGCGCGCGCACGGAAGACTTCGACGTGCTGATCCGCGCCACCGGGCTGGACACCGACGTCGCGCGCACCAGCCATCCGCTGGTCGCGACGATGCGCGATGCGGGCCTGCTGCAGGCCGATCCGCTGGGCCTGGGCCTGGTGGTGGACGCGCGGTTGCAGGTGCGCGATGGCAGCGGCCATCCGGTGCCAGGGCTTTACTGCCTGGGACCGCTGCTGCGCGGCGGTCTGTGGGAAATCACCGCGGTGCCGGAATTGCGCGCCGGCGTGCAACTTCTGGCCGCGGAACTGGCGGCGCTGGGGCCGGCGCGGGTTGCCGGGGGCGGCGCCGGCAGGAAGGCGCAGCGGCAGGCGGTATAG
- the gstA gene encoding glutathione transferase GstA codes for MKLYYIPAACSLAPHIVLHELGLEATLVRVDHRKHLTEDGEDFHRVNSMGYVPALELDDGSVLREGPAIVQYLGDRKPERGLVPPNGSMQRYRLQEWLNFLATEIHKGFIPLLYARLAGQYVDTARPKLEQRFAWIDAQLAGRQFLMGDAFTVADAYLYALTGWGQAPWLTSHYRADIHFDALQNLQAWYRRVHARPSVQRALSEEGLQ; via the coding sequence ATGAAGCTGTACTACATCCCGGCCGCCTGCTCCCTCGCGCCGCATATCGTGCTGCATGAGCTCGGCCTCGAGGCGACGCTGGTGAGGGTCGATCACCGCAAGCATCTGACTGAGGATGGAGAAGATTTCCATCGGGTCAATTCGATGGGCTACGTGCCGGCGCTCGAACTCGACGATGGCAGCGTGCTGCGCGAAGGGCCGGCCATCGTCCAGTACCTGGGCGATCGCAAGCCGGAACGCGGCCTGGTGCCGCCCAACGGCAGCATGCAACGCTACCGCTTGCAGGAATGGCTGAACTTCCTGGCCACGGAGATCCACAAGGGCTTCATTCCGCTGCTGTACGCGCGGCTCGCCGGCCAGTACGTGGATACCGCGCGGCCGAAGCTGGAGCAGCGCTTCGCCTGGATCGATGCACAGCTCGCCGGTCGACAGTTCCTGATGGGGGATGCCTTCACCGTCGCCGATGCCTATCTCTACGCGCTGACCGGCTGGGGCCAGGCGCCCTGGCTGACCTCGCACTACCGGGCGGACATCCACTTCGACGCGTTGCAGAACCTGCAGGCGTGGTACCGGCGCGTGCACGCGCGGCCTTCGGTGCAGCGGGCACTGAGCGAAGAAGGGCTTCAGTAG
- a CDS encoding helix-turn-helix domain-containing protein has translation MKDNVSGCSVEEAMRLLGGRWRLLLVSYLLDGPKRFNELRRDVPAISQRMLTLDLRALEEAGLIQRTVYPTVPVKVEYALTEDGRRLEPVVAVMKEFGLWVKARSAG, from the coding sequence ATGAAGGACAACGTGTCCGGCTGCTCCGTGGAAGAGGCCATGCGCCTGCTGGGCGGAAGATGGCGCCTGTTGCTGGTGTCGTACCTGCTCGACGGCCCCAAGCGGTTCAACGAACTGCGCCGCGACGTTCCGGCCATTTCGCAGCGCATGCTGACCCTGGACCTGCGCGCCCTGGAAGAAGCGGGGCTGATTCAGCGCACCGTCTATCCGACCGTGCCGGTCAAGGTCGAATACGCGCTGACCGAGGACGGGCGGCGCCTGGAACCAGTGGTGGCGGTGATGAAGGAGTTCGGGCTGTGGGTCAAGGCGCGGTCTGCCGGATGA
- the aroQ gene encoding type II 3-dehydroquinate dehydratase, whose product MARLLLLHGPNLNLLGTREPGVYGHTTLAQIDATLLAQATAAGHQLDNLQSNAEHVLVERVQAARGDGTAFILINPAAFTHTSVALRDALAAVAIPFIEIHLSNPHSREPFRHHSYFSDHALGVICGFGADSYRYAMDAALARLGAGA is encoded by the coding sequence ATGGCGCGACTGCTGCTGTTGCATGGCCCCAACCTCAACCTGCTCGGCACCCGCGAGCCGGGGGTCTATGGGCACACCACGCTGGCGCAGATCGATGCGACGCTGCTCGCGCAGGCCACGGCCGCCGGGCACCAGCTGGACAACCTGCAGTCCAACGCCGAGCACGTGCTGGTGGAGCGGGTGCAGGCCGCGCGCGGCGACGGCACCGCCTTCATCCTGATCAACCCAGCCGCGTTCACCCATACCTCGGTGGCGCTGCGCGACGCGCTGGCGGCGGTGGCGATCCCGTTCATCGAGATCCACCTGTCCAACCCGCACAGCCGCGAGCCGTTCCGCCACCACAGCTATTTCAGCGACCACGCGCTCGGCGTGATCTGCGGCTTCGGCGCCGACAGCTACCGCTACGCGATGGATGCGGCGCTGGCCCGGCTGGGAGCCGGCGCATGA
- the accB gene encoding acetyl-CoA carboxylase biotin carboxyl carrier protein produces the protein MDLRKIKKLIDLLEESNLAEIEIKEGEESVRLARTPKGMIASAPQYAPAPVAAPPAAAPMPMSSPTEASTGGTAKPGNALPEGHVLRAPMVGTFYTSPSPDKPAFVTVGQAVKAGETLAIIEAMKMFNPIEADVSGTIVAILSDSGVPVEFDQPLFVIG, from the coding sequence ATGGATCTCCGTAAAATCAAGAAGCTGATCGACCTGCTGGAAGAGTCCAATCTCGCCGAGATCGAGATCAAGGAAGGCGAGGAAAGCGTGCGCCTGGCGCGCACGCCCAAGGGCATGATCGCCAGCGCCCCGCAGTACGCCCCGGCCCCTGTCGCCGCGCCGCCTGCGGCCGCGCCGATGCCGATGAGCTCGCCCACCGAGGCCTCCACCGGCGGCACCGCCAAGCCCGGCAATGCCCTGCCCGAGGGCCACGTGCTGCGCGCGCCGATGGTCGGCACCTTCTACACCTCGCCGTCGCCGGACAAGCCGGCCTTCGTCACGGTCGGCCAGGCGGTCAAGGCCGGCGAGACCCTGGCGATCATCGAGGCGATGAAGATGTTCAACCCGATCGAAGCCGACGTCTCCGGCACCATCGTCGCGATCCTCAGCGACAGCGGCGTGCCGGTGGAGTTCGATCAGCCGTTGTTTGTGATTGGCTGA
- a CDS encoding four helix bundle protein has protein sequence MIWDSQQRPHERLTVWRDAMALVEAIYHLTQNFPDAERFGLTAQMRRAAISVPSNIAEGAARRSTAEYLRYLSMARGSLAELDTQMQIATRLQFGSPDAATLDLLNRTFSRLNALIRTLDDSRHLREPGALYESPISNPESHAR, from the coding sequence GTGATTTGGGATTCGCAACAGCGGCCGCACGAGCGCCTCACGGTGTGGCGCGATGCGATGGCGTTGGTCGAAGCGATCTACCATCTCACCCAGAATTTCCCCGATGCCGAACGCTTTGGACTGACCGCACAGATGCGGCGCGCGGCGATCAGCGTTCCCTCCAACATCGCGGAGGGCGCCGCGCGGCGGTCCACTGCCGAGTACCTGCGCTATCTGTCGATGGCGCGAGGCTCGCTGGCCGAATTGGATACGCAGATGCAGATCGCGACACGGCTGCAGTTCGGTTCGCCGGACGCGGCAACCCTCGATCTCTTGAACCGCACCTTTTCCAGGCTCAACGCATTGATCCGCACGCTGGACGATTCGCGACATCTGCGCGAGCCCGGCGCCCTCTACGAATCCCCAATCTCGAATCCCGAATCCCATGCTCGATAA
- the accC gene encoding acetyl-CoA carboxylase biotin carboxylase subunit, whose translation MLDKVVIANRGEIALRILRACHTLGIRTVAVHSTVDRNLKHVAMADESVCIGPASSAESYLNIPALIAAAEVTDAQAIHPGYGFLSENADFAERVEQSGFIFIGPKADTIRLMGDKVEAIRAMKAAGVPCVPGSGGPLGDDIVANTKVAREIGYPVIIKAAGGGGGRGMRVVHSEAALKAAIETTKSEAKAAFSNDQVYMEKFLENPRHVEIQVLADGQGNAIHLGERDCSMQRRHQKVVEEAPAPGITEQLRSEIGKVCVDACVRIGYRGAGTFEFLFEDGRFYFIEMNTRIQVEHPVTERITGIDLVCEQLRIAAGHKLSIKQSDIVLRGHAIECRINAEDPETFMPNPGLITGFHPPGGPGVRVDTHIYSGYRVPPNYDSMIGKLIVHGPDRDTAIARMRVALSEMVVDGIKTNIPLQQRIMRDKGFQAGGQNIHYLEKRLAERKNKSIALV comes from the coding sequence ATGCTCGATAAAGTCGTCATCGCCAATCGCGGCGAAATCGCGCTGCGCATCCTGCGCGCGTGCCATACGCTCGGCATCCGCACGGTCGCGGTGCATTCCACCGTCGACCGCAACCTCAAGCACGTGGCCATGGCCGACGAGTCGGTGTGCATCGGCCCGGCGTCGTCGGCCGAGAGCTACCTCAACATCCCGGCGCTGATCGCCGCGGCCGAGGTCACCGACGCGCAGGCCATCCATCCCGGCTACGGTTTCCTGTCGGAGAACGCCGACTTCGCCGAGCGCGTGGAGCAGTCCGGTTTCATCTTCATCGGCCCCAAGGCCGACACCATCCGCCTGATGGGCGACAAGGTCGAGGCGATCCGCGCGATGAAGGCCGCCGGCGTGCCGTGCGTGCCCGGCTCGGGCGGCCCGCTGGGCGATGACATTGTCGCCAACACCAAGGTCGCGCGCGAGATCGGCTACCCGGTGATCATCAAGGCGGCCGGCGGCGGCGGCGGCCGCGGCATGCGCGTGGTGCATTCGGAGGCGGCGCTGAAGGCGGCGATCGAGACCACCAAGTCCGAGGCCAAGGCCGCTTTCAGCAACGACCAGGTGTACATGGAGAAGTTCCTGGAGAATCCGCGCCACGTGGAGATCCAGGTGCTGGCCGACGGCCAGGGCAACGCCATCCACCTGGGCGAGCGCGACTGCTCGATGCAGCGCCGCCACCAGAAGGTGGTCGAAGAAGCGCCCGCGCCCGGCATCACCGAGCAGCTGCGCAGCGAGATCGGCAAGGTCTGCGTGGATGCCTGCGTGCGCATCGGCTACCGCGGCGCCGGCACCTTCGAATTCCTGTTCGAGGATGGCCGCTTCTACTTCATCGAAATGAACACGCGCATCCAGGTCGAACACCCGGTCACCGAGCGCATCACCGGCATCGACCTGGTCTGCGAGCAGCTGCGCATCGCCGCCGGCCACAAGTTGAGCATCAAGCAGAGCGACATCGTGCTGCGCGGCCATGCGATCGAGTGCCGCATCAACGCCGAGGACCCGGAAACCTTCATGCCCAACCCGGGCCTGATCACCGGCTTCCACCCGCCCGGCGGCCCCGGCGTGCGCGTGGACACGCACATCTACAGCGGCTACAGGGTGCCGCCGAACTACGACTCGATGATTGGCAAGCTGATCGTGCACGGCCCGGACCGCGACACCGCGATCGCGCGCATGCGCGTGGCGCTGAGCGAGATGGTGGTGGACGGGATCAAGACCAACATCCCGCTGCAGCAGCGGATCATGCGCGACAAGGGCTTCCAGGCCGGCGGGCAGAACATCCACTACCTGGAAAAGCGCCTGGCCGAGCGCAAGAACAAGTCGATTGCGTTGGTTTGA